In Heteronotia binoei isolate CCM8104 ecotype False Entrance Well chromosome 5, APGP_CSIRO_Hbin_v1, whole genome shotgun sequence, the DNA window aatgcttagtgtaTGGAAAGGCATTCAAACACAGAGGaggtcttcagtatcatcagagagctcacacaggagagaaaccttttgaatgctcagagtgtgggaaaaaatTCAGTACGAGTAGCAGCCTTCATCGGCAcgaaagaacccacacaggagagaaaccttttgaatgttcagtgtgtggaaagagattcagtcgcagtggaagtcttcaatatcatcagagaacccacacaggagagaaaccttttgcatgctcagagtgtggaaagagattcagtcgcagtGGAGGTCTTCAgtaccatcagagaacccacacaggagagaaatcttttgaatgttcagtgtgtggaaggagattcagtcgcAGTGGAGGTCTTCAgtaccatcagagaacccatacaggagagaaaccttttgcatgctcagagtgtggaaagagattcagtcgcagtGGAGGTCTTCAATATCAtcggagaacccacacaggagagaaaccttttgaatgttcggtgtgcggaaagagattcagtcgcagtggaggtcttcaatatcatcagaggacccacacaggggagaaaccttttgaatgctcagagtgtagaaGGAGATTTGCTGACAAGGGGGATCTtcgaaagcatcagagaatccacacgggggagaaaccttttgaatgctcagagtgtggaaagagattcagtcgcagtGGAGGTCTTCGATATCATCAGAGAATctacacaagggagaaaccttttgaatgctcagactgtggaaagagattcgcTCACAGAGgggatcttcaaaagcatcagagaatccacacagcagataaatcttttgaatgctcagactgtggaaagagattcatttccAATGGTCCTCTTCaggagcatcaaagaacccacacaggggagaaaccgttgaCATGtccagtgtgtggaaagagattcagacagAGTGGCTCTCTTCGagtgcaccagagaacccacacaggggaaaaaccttttgcatgctcagtgtgtggaaagagattccgtttTAGTGGCAATCTTAAACTGCatgaaagaacccacacaggagagaaaccttttgaatgctcagaatgtggaaagaaattcagtcagagtggcagtcttcaacagcaccaaagaacccacacaggggagaaacctttcgaatgctcagattgtggaaagagatttagtagcCCTGGAGGCCTTCAgtctcatcagagaacccacacaggggagaaaccttttgcatgctcagtgtgtgaaaagagattcagttgtCGTGGCAATCTCCAActacatcagagaactcacagaggggagaaaccttcATAATTCTCTGAGAATGGGAATTGATTCGGTACCAGTAGCGACCTGCACCGAAgaaaccacacaggggagaaacacgTTGAATGATCAGACTATGGAAAGAAAGTCAGTTGGATTGGAAGTCTTCAACTGCAGCATCAAAGGACTGAGTAACAGTAGCggtctttttttaattttttaaatttgatttgatttttagccctcacttcccgtagaacaggctcagggcgggttacatcataaaaacaatcaaaaataaaaaaccaatttaaaatatatacaaatctCAAATTACAGAGCAAcataaaatggcaaattctgcctcacagacacgGCCTGTTGTCCAgatccagcaggtcttatagcactggaaTGAAGGGGTGAGACTGGTAACAaatgacgtccactgcctcagctgaaagcctggcgaaagggCTCTGTTTCACAGGCCATGCGGAATTGAAGGAGATCcctcagggcctggatctccagtgtGAACTCCATCCACCAGAACTCATTCCACCTTTTCGGGCTTGGCCATCATTGAGGCCAGATGGATCTCTTTGGGGCCGggtatcaccagaagttgttgggttgctgattGTAAAGACCTTACGGGGCTCATAAAGGGAGAGGCGGTCTTCAGCAGCATTAGAGAACCCACACGAAGGAAAAAACCTTTTCAATGCCCAGAGTGTGGAGTTTCACTCAGCCTGGAAATCTACAtcagccatgctgactggggctgatgggagttgtaggcaaaaaaaacatctggagagctaccgttggccacccctgttctacatcaTCTAAGATCCCACACAACGAGAAATCATGTAACTGCTTAGCCCATGAAAAgaacatttttttcttctttcacaCCCACGACAACCACAGACTaaaagaaagcatttaaatgATATCTGCTATTGAAGAAAGCTTGAATCTGCACAGAAATCTTACTGTAACCTGGAAGAAATTCTTGGACTGTGGGCTGAGCTTTTGCcaggtttgaacatatgaagctgcctcatactgaatcagaccctctttagtccatcgaagtcagtattgtctactcagactggcagcggctctccaggatctcaagctgaggtttttcatgcccacGTGCCTGGaacttttttagttggagatgccggggattgaacctgggaccttctgcttaccaagcaggtgctctaccactgagccaccatccctctcctaaAGAGATGTCTGTAGGATCACCACtctatgtgaacatatgaagctgcctcatattgaatcagacactctttggtccatcaaagtcagtattgtctactcagactggcagcggctctccagggtctcaagctgtgatTTTCCAAgcctatttgcatggacccttttgagttggagatgccggggattgaacctgtgaccttctgcttaccaagcagaagccTCCGTCCCTCCCTGTAGATCCTGCAGAGAAGCAAGGAAGGATGGGCTCTGTTAGTtgaaggcccccagagggctcctctcagacccccgagcaactggctcttgtttgcttccttctccctttctcttgcttccttctgcatctcag includes these proteins:
- the LOC132571693 gene encoding gastrula zinc finger protein XlCGF17.1-like, with amino-acid sequence METDRSLASKEKLKNSTRGSQEHISFPDELTETEDDDDDEMMRKKPFECSECGKKFSTSSSLHRHERTHTGEKPFECSVCGKRFSRSGSLQYHQRTHTGEKPFACSECGKRFSRSGGLQYHQRTHTGEKSFECSVCGRRFSRSGGLQYHQRTHTGEKPFACSECGKRFSRSGGLQYHRRTHTGEKPFECSVCGKRFSRSGGLQYHQRTHTGEKPFECSECRRRFADKGDLRKHQRIHTGEKPFECSECGKRFSRSGGLRYHQRIYTREKPFECSDCGKRFAHRGDLQKHQRIHTAD